From a single Metopolophium dirhodum isolate CAU chromosome 6, ASM1992520v1, whole genome shotgun sequence genomic region:
- the LOC132946902 gene encoding sterol regulatory element-binding protein cleavage-activating protein isoform X2 — protein sequence MDNPIVMRSMVTPWLDDLVLSDAFRGPLAESFKLVEIIRNYQLDNKISLNDVCLHIENINSDIKTLPEFSCLVVSPTNLWHQDLEEFRTDSSIEKTIFTYQSPSHIKISIPELLFGMPLKETGIRRYSVHPRQRVVQFAITIFMKQLIPPYIEGLKTHLKQIYPVHVKSNQILSDTSTLHIYYPGEINYETIFFLLSCYMLLFGYIYYSIKKMDIFVSKVGISFGAVFTVVSTLLTTMGLCFLFGLDFTINIQSQMVFPYLVIVVGLENMLIIIKSVGSTAPNLDVKIRMAQGLSNEGWAITQNLLIEVTILTGGLLTFVSSIQEFCIFAIVGLLCDYFFQMFFFLALISLNMKSVEDSTYQKTYYPFSFANLANKMQKSNPPALKHSSRSGVMLKSASHPRLNGLQIMASLEDPRRRPISKRLRFLYLWAATRIVQRVLMMVMVFWISGIIYNTETVQEFFDLRKSVTIEEPYIQERSNIHFPLAWEEGRRAVIIENKARFTVKQEHQSNKKANQSQENDLPYYVQLLNAEKWPHWPRLSWYNWQFLLGMYNMSIAGSYVSVLQPIHVAHSVKPEEAMSLRGSLNDADKSFPSHWKSFAAALDPFDFVDTHIVAPLESRKDINVIDKSSEPFIPTSPSELILIAVLCLISILVLVYTLIMLYRCVCSRNYAEWRAGWSHDVSYIQHDSGIQVILEAVPIEFKGHTQSIECIATYGNIIVSTCLAGCINVWNALTGELISTIDRSNLNNASDEDTEELNLSEDFSNDFKNSISDSNSMSNYGFLESFKNMEQLCARCKNVISIENTNYDMPSQDKNKAKRTINSDQNERENRSKKISENEICVNSQIWCVDCNENVVVLGCADGSLQFWDMYKGILKCMWQGDINDGFTAIKLINKYVVAVRLNGSLEFFKLDIFSESTLRESIEKPKTNFSLRKHVRTRSIGSSLHTLKSSNDTVRCLHIEALKAHNQPVTVLETNGAYIVTGSQDHMLKVFRIEDRQLLYTLHGHYGPITCLFIDQVNPHMAASGSQDGMLCVWDLVTGTCMYTVQSHDGGVLGITCSASYVISIGQDDKICVWDRFHGHQLNSIQISNVYCYNLAMLTHNLLITSKQGSIVIMDVQTGEPVKVFSLGDSDCNVVTQLLTLSDSIVCDYGTELRVVRFPMVATKED from the exons CAATTAGATAACAA AATTTCTTTGAATGATGTCTGTCTACACATAGAAAACATTAATTCTGATATAAAGACATTGCCAGAGTTCAGTTGTTTAGTTGTATCACCAACTAATCTATGGCATCAAGATTTAGAAGAGTTCCGTACTGATAGTAGCattgaaaaaactatttttacttaTCAG AGCCCATctcatataaaaattagtattccggaattattatttggtatgcCACTTAAAGAAACCGGAATTAGAAGATATTCTGTACATCCTCGACAAAGAGTTGTCCAATTtgctattacaatatttatgaaacaACTTATACCACC GTACATAGAAGGATTGAAAACTcatttgaaacaaatttatccTGTGCATgttaaatcaaatcaaattctTTCAGACACGTCAACTTTACATATTTACTATCCTGgagaaataaattatgaaacaatattttttttactctcgTGTTATATGCTATTATTTGGATACATTTATTactctattaaaaaaatggacaTATTTGTCTctaag GTTGGAATTAGTTTTGGAGCTGTTTTCACGGTTGTATCTACTCTTTTAACAACTATGGGgctttgttttttatttggattagattttactataaatattcaaagtcaaatg GTATTTCCTTATTTAGTGATTGTGGTTGGTCTAGAAAATATGTTGATCATAATAAAATCAGTGGGTTCGACAGCACCAAATTTAGATGTAAAAATAAGAATGGCCCAAGGTTTAAGTAATGAAGGATGGGCCATAACTCAAAATCTTTTAATTGAAGTTACTATTTTAACTGGTGGATTATTGACTTTTGTTTCATCAATTCAA gaattttgtATATTTGCCATAGTGGGATTGTTATGTGACTACTTTTTTCAAATGTTCTTTTTTCTTGCACTCATATCATTAAATATGAAATCAGTAGAAGATTCTACTtatcaaaaaacatattatccGTTTTCATTTGCTAATTTGGCCAATAAAATGCAAAAGTCTAATCCTCCAGCATTAAAACATTCAAGTCGTAGTGGTGTGATGTTAAAATCTGCTTCTCATCCACGCTTGAATGGTTTGCAGATAATGGCTTCTTTAGAAGATCCCAGACGCAGACCAATATCTAAACGTTTGAGATTCCTATATCTTTGGGCAGCTACAAGAATTGTTCAGCGAGTATTAATGATGGTTATGGTATTTTGGATATctggtattatatataatacagaaaCTGTGCAAGAGTTTTTTGATCTAAGAAAATCTGTAACTATTGAGGAACCATATATTCAAGAACGatctaatatacattttccTCTTGCATGGGAAGAGGGTCGGCGAGCTGttataattgaaaacaaagCTAGATTTACTGTAAAACAAGAACATCAGTCTAACAAAAag GCTAATCAATCTCAAGAAAATGATTTACCATACTATGTGCAACTTCTAAATGCAGAAAAATGGCCTCATTGGCCTAGACTCTCTTGGTATAACTGGCAATTTTTATTAGGCATGTATAACATGAGTATTGCTGGATCCTATGTGTCTGTATTACAACCTATACATGTCGCTCATTCTGTGAAACCAGAGGAAGCAATGTCATTGCGTGGATCTCTAAACGATGCGGATAAATCATTTCCATCCCATTGGAAGTCATTTGCTGCTGCTCTTGACCCTTTTGATTTTGTTg atactcATATAGTAGCGCCACTAGAAAGTAGAAAAGACATCAATGTTATTGATAAATCATCTGAACCTTTTATACCTACTTCACCGtcagaattaatattaattgccgTTCTATGTTTAATTAGCATATTAGTGCTAGTCTATACATTGATAATGTTGTATCGATGTGTCTGTAGTCGTAACTATGCTGAATGGAGAGCTGGATGGAGCCATGATGTGAGTTATATACAGCATGACTCTGGTATACAA GTTATATTAGAAGCAGTTCCAATTGAATTTAAAGGGCACACACAATCAATTGAATGTATTGCTACCtatggaaatattattgttagtacATGCCTTGCTGGTTGTATTAATGTTTGGAATGCATTAACTGGTGAATTGATTAGTACCATTGATAG gtCTAATCTGAACAATGCTAGTGATGAAGATACAGAAGAATTAAATTTGTCTGAAGACTTCTCAAATGATTTTAAGAACTCTATTTCTGATTCTAATTCTATGTCTAATTATGGTTTTTTAGagtcttttaaaaatatggaaCA GTTATGTGCAAGGtgtaaaaatgtgatttctATTGAAAACACTAATTATGATATGCCAAGCCAAGATAAGAACAAAGCAAAACGTACTATTAATTCAGACCAAAATGAACGGGAAAATCGATCCAAAAAGATTTCTGAAAATGAGATCTGTGTCAATTCCCAGATATGGTGTGTTGATTGTAATGAAAATGTTGTTGTTCTGGGGTGTGCTGATGGTTCATTGCAATTTTGGGATATGTACAAAGGGATACTTAAA tGTATGTGGCAAGGAGACATAAATGATGGATTTACAGCAATTAAACTGATCAATAAATATGTAGTTGCTGTAAGGTTGAATGGGTCTCTAGAATTCTTCAAGCTTGATATTTTTAGTGAATCAACCTTGAGAGAATCTATAGAAAAACCTAAAACTAATTTCTCGCTtagaa AACATGTACGAACAAGGAGTATAGGTTCATCTCTTCACACTTTAAAATCATCTAACGATACTGTACGTTGTCTTCATATAGAAGCTTTAAAGGCACATAATCAACCAGTTACTGTTCTTGAAACTAATGGCGCTTACATTGTTACTGGTAGCCAAGATCACATGCTTAAG gtatttagaatTGAAGATAGACAATTACTATACACCTTACATGGCCATTATGGGCCAATAACGTGTTTATTTATTGATCAAGTAAATCCTCACATGGCTGCATCTGGTAGTCAAGATGGAATGTTATGTGTATGGGATTTAGTTACTG GTACATGCATGTATACAGTTCAAAGTCATGATGGAGGAGTTTTAGGTATAACATGTTCAGCTAGTTATGTTATTAGCATTGGTCAAGATGATAAAATTTGTGTGTGGGATAGGTTTCATGGTCACCAACTTAATAGTATTCAAATT agcAATGTCTACTGCTATAATTTGGCGATGTTAACACATAATTTGCTTATTACTTCTAAACAG GGTTCTATAGTTATTATGGATGTGCAAACTGGAGAACCAGTAAAAGTGTTTAGCTTAGGAGACTCTGATTGTAATGTTGTTACTCAATTGTTAACACTATCGGACAGTATTGTATGTGATTATGGCACAGAGTTACGTGTCGTACGATTTCCAATGGTAGCTACCAAAGaagattaa